A single genomic interval of uncultured Desulfobacter sp. harbors:
- the mfd gene encoding transcription-repair coupling factor, giving the protein MIDAVLNSLKKNKHTMLAMDDNYAPKAWMTARLFSSLNQPLVMVLPDAKKAAAFISDLQFFMPTDQQRIIFFPGSHYPGAKNISFHKETSASRLAALFSISETIRDRFLLVTYVDPLLSFLMPKDVMTKSFELVMANEELDRDGLLENLEASGYTRSTLVEDPGEYAVRGGIVDIFSPGLKQPVRLEFFGDLVESIRHFSPYTQRGTKELAETIIVPATEAVITKQSLPHVQARLRKAGAQAGLTADRIRDYVNQIRDKGRFDGIESMLPIVYNSLATLFDYLPENTFFILDEADELPTKAEEFHDGLRHHFNALADEKQLSLPAESICRDWQTAEEKIFASKTLCFKSLMLEQDKSKANILNLKCSGNRALSESLRNKTKESTPLTPLVEWIEQQQQDVQYILFVLSQDAQAKRLNALLAPYGIQPQFCRNFAALSDMTPGLYFTVGALSGGFVPDLENFSIVTEDEIFGRKRIRRRVSAKRDLKAEFIAPEELKSGDFIVHLEHGVGRYEGLFSLTVAGITQDFILVVYQNEDKLYVPVDRMEMIGKYIGVDGYTPVLDKIGSKSWTNSKAKAKAEVEKMAADLLDLYARRKVAKGFSFSRPDNYYNDFEAGFPYEETKDQLRAIDDVHLDMEKDTPMDRLVCGDVGYGKTEVAIRAAFKAVNDGKQVALVVPTTILAEQHLNTFRDRFNDYPVTIECLSRFRTRKQQTDILKRTAGGTVDIVIGTHRLLQKDVIFKSLGLLIIDEEQRFGVKHKEKLKQKRAAVDVLALSATPIPRTLHMSLTGMRDISVITTPPADRQPIISYITKYEDAVVREAVIKELDRKGQVFFVHNNIKTIFKTAENIQKLVPDAKIGVAHGRLSETELEKVMEKFIGQQINVLVCTTIIESGLDIPSANTMIIDKAERFGLSQIYQLRGRIGRGDDQAYAYLFIADESRLTKDARKRLAALMEHRDLGSGFQIAMKDLQIRGAGTALGASQSGHIAAVGYDMFLKLLDHAVKDMKGEHVTDPLEPEINASMSSGFPDDYIESVEQRLTIYRRLSRLTRVADIADMKKELVDRYGKLPKPAENMLLKIMLRIFAIKAGVKRLDVTPDVLVLEFSPDHMTRTLTDIEAVLKKTVDAKFVKKTSVRIQLGQKRSNISRALLETKQILSSIS; this is encoded by the coding sequence ATGATTGATGCCGTTTTAAATTCGTTAAAAAAAAATAAGCATACCATGCTTGCCATGGATGATAACTATGCCCCCAAAGCATGGATGACGGCCCGGTTGTTTTCCAGCTTGAACCAGCCTTTAGTCATGGTTTTGCCTGATGCAAAAAAAGCGGCCGCATTTATTTCCGATCTTCAATTTTTTATGCCGACCGACCAGCAGCGTATTATTTTTTTTCCCGGCAGCCATTACCCGGGTGCCAAAAACATTTCCTTTCATAAAGAGACATCCGCCTCAAGACTTGCGGCCCTGTTCAGCATTAGTGAAACAATCCGGGACAGGTTTCTTCTGGTGACGTATGTTGATCCGCTTTTATCTTTTCTGATGCCCAAAGACGTCATGACAAAAAGTTTTGAACTGGTCATGGCCAATGAAGAGCTTGACAGAGACGGGTTGCTGGAAAATCTTGAAGCAAGCGGATATACGAGATCCACCCTTGTGGAGGACCCTGGTGAGTATGCGGTCAGGGGCGGTATTGTTGACATATTTTCCCCGGGACTAAAACAGCCGGTGCGCCTGGAATTTTTCGGGGATCTTGTGGAATCCATACGCCACTTTTCACCTTATACCCAGCGCGGCACAAAAGAACTTGCTGAAACCATCATTGTTCCGGCCACGGAAGCGGTAATCACAAAACAAAGTTTGCCCCATGTCCAGGCCCGTCTGCGAAAGGCCGGTGCCCAGGCCGGACTTACGGCGGACAGAATCCGGGATTACGTCAACCAGATCCGGGACAAAGGTCGGTTTGACGGTATCGAGTCCATGCTGCCCATTGTGTATAATTCTTTGGCCACATTGTTCGATTACCTGCCGGAAAATACGTTTTTTATTCTGGATGAAGCAGATGAACTGCCCACAAAGGCAGAGGAATTCCATGACGGTTTAAGACATCATTTTAATGCCCTGGCTGATGAAAAACAATTAAGCCTGCCGGCGGAATCAATTTGCCGGGACTGGCAGACCGCCGAAGAAAAAATTTTTGCATCTAAAACCCTTTGTTTTAAATCGCTCATGCTGGAACAGGACAAAAGTAAAGCAAACATTCTTAACCTGAAGTGTTCAGGTAACCGGGCGCTGTCGGAATCCTTGCGCAACAAGACAAAAGAATCCACACCGTTAACCCCTTTAGTGGAATGGATTGAGCAACAGCAGCAGGATGTTCAATACATTTTGTTTGTGCTCAGCCAGGATGCCCAGGCAAAGCGGTTAAACGCACTTCTTGCGCCCTACGGCATACAACCCCAATTTTGCCGCAATTTTGCCGCTCTTTCCGACATGACTCCCGGTTTGTATTTTACCGTAGGCGCGTTAAGCGGCGGCTTTGTCCCGGATCTTGAAAATTTTAGTATTGTGACCGAAGATGAGATTTTCGGTAGAAAACGCATCCGGCGCAGGGTATCGGCAAAACGGGATTTAAAAGCGGAATTCATTGCTCCGGAAGAACTGAAAAGTGGAGACTTTATCGTTCATTTGGAACATGGGGTAGGGCGGTATGAGGGCCTTTTCAGCCTCACCGTAGCCGGCATCACCCAGGATTTTATTCTGGTGGTTTACCAGAATGAAGACAAGCTCTATGTCCCCGTGGACAGGATGGAGATGATCGGCAAGTATATCGGTGTGGACGGCTACACGCCTGTGCTTGATAAAATAGGATCCAAGTCCTGGACAAATTCCAAGGCCAAGGCCAAGGCCGAAGTTGAAAAGATGGCAGCAGACCTGCTTGATCTGTATGCCCGGCGCAAAGTAGCCAAAGGATTTTCATTCAGCCGTCCGGATAACTACTACAATGATTTTGAAGCCGGCTTTCCCTATGAAGAGACAAAGGATCAACTCCGTGCCATAGACGATGTCCACCTGGATATGGAAAAGGATACGCCCATGGACCGACTGGTTTGCGGGGACGTGGGCTATGGAAAAACCGAAGTGGCCATCCGGGCGGCGTTCAAGGCGGTGAACGATGGCAAACAGGTGGCGTTGGTGGTGCCCACCACCATCCTGGCCGAGCAGCACCTGAATACGTTCCGGGACCGTTTCAATGATTATCCGGTTACCATCGAATGCCTGTCCCGTTTCCGAACACGAAAGCAACAGACCGATATTTTAAAAAGAACCGCCGGCGGTACAGTGGATATTGTCATTGGTACCCACAGACTTTTGCAAAAGGATGTAATTTTTAAATCACTGGGGCTTTTAATCATTGACGAGGAACAGCGGTTCGGGGTCAAGCACAAGGAAAAATTAAAACAGAAACGGGCTGCGGTGGATGTTCTGGCACTGTCTGCCACACCCATTCCAAGAACCCTGCACATGTCTTTGACCGGTATGCGCGATATTTCCGTAATTACCACCCCGCCCGCAGACCGGCAGCCCATAATTTCATACATCACCAAATATGAAGATGCCGTAGTCCGGGAAGCTGTTATCAAAGAACTGGATAGAAAGGGCCAGGTCTTTTTTGTGCACAACAATATAAAGACCATATTCAAGACCGCTGAAAACATACAAAAACTTGTGCCCGATGCAAAAATCGGTGTGGCCCACGGCAGATTGTCCGAAACCGAACTTGAAAAGGTAATGGAAAAGTTCATTGGTCAACAGATCAATGTGCTGGTCTGCACCACCATCATTGAATCGGGCCTGGACATCCCCAGTGCCAACACTATGATTATAGACAAGGCAGAGCGTTTCGGCCTGTCCCAGATCTATCAGCTGCGCGGCCGTATCGGCCGGGGGGACGATCAGGCCTATGCGTATCTGTTTATTGCAGATGAGTCCCGGCTTACCAAAGATGCCCGAAAGCGTTTGGCAGCCCTCATGGAGCACCGGGACCTTGGCTCCGGATTCCAGATTGCCATGAAGGATCTTCAGATTCGCGGAGCAGGTACCGCCTTAGGCGCCTCCCAGTCCGGTCATATTGCAGCCGTGGGCTATGATATGTTTCTCAAACTTTTAGATCATGCAGTCAAAGATATGAAGGGCGAGCATGTCACTGACCCCCTGGAGCCTGAAATCAATGCATCCATGTCTTCGGGGTTTCCCGACGATTATATCGAATCGGTGGAGCAGCGCCTGACAATTTACCGAAGACTGTCAAGGCTGACCCGGGTAGCAGATATCGCCGACATGAAAAAAGAGCTGGTGGACCGGTATGGCAAACTGCCAAAACCTGCTGAAAACATGCTGCTTAAAATTATGCTCCGAATTTTTGCCATCAAGGCCGGGGTCAAACGTCTGGATGTTACCCCGGATGTCCTGGTCCTGGAGTTTTCCCCCGACCACATGACCCGGACCTTAACTGACATTGAAGCTGTCCTGAAAAAAACAGTGGATGCAAAGTTTGTCAAAAAAACAAGCGTCCGCATCCAGCTTGGACAGAAACGCAGTAATATTTCAAGAGCGTTGCTTGAGACAAAGCAGATTTTGTCATCTATATCGTAA
- a CDS encoding DMT family transporter has protein sequence MMFQNTKLKTEGAYILLILTTFFWGITFVVVKDAVNQVDVFVFLAQRFIAASFILLLLWPFLKRRVDWKTLLRGSVLGVMLFGGFALQTLALLYTSASNTAFLTGLNVIFVPLLYAVIFRKAIAAKSLAGAALAFIGLYLLCASGTSWSFNKGDLLGFACSICIAIHIIYTGKYARECDIYWLTTIQLGVIGLMSLLIAYVTGHDALAWYPEIRNALIICVLFATIFAFLVQTGMQQFISPSSTALIFCLEPVFAAICAYFLIDENIGITGLIGAVLILLGMILSEIKLKRR, from the coding sequence ATGATGTTTCAAAATACGAAATTAAAAACAGAAGGCGCTTATATTCTTCTGATTTTAACAACATTTTTCTGGGGCATTACATTTGTTGTTGTTAAAGATGCGGTGAATCAGGTAGACGTATTTGTTTTTCTTGCCCAAAGGTTTATCGCAGCTTCATTTATTCTTCTGCTCCTGTGGCCTTTTTTGAAACGGCGCGTAGACTGGAAAACCCTTTTAAGAGGCAGCGTTTTAGGGGTAATGCTTTTCGGCGGTTTTGCCTTGCAAACCTTGGCGCTTCTATACACTTCGGCATCAAATACGGCTTTTTTAACCGGACTGAATGTTATTTTTGTCCCCCTTTTATATGCCGTTATTTTTAGAAAAGCCATCGCGGCAAAATCTCTTGCCGGTGCAGCGCTTGCCTTTATCGGGCTTTATCTTTTATGTGCATCAGGAACAAGCTGGTCTTTTAACAAGGGGGATCTGCTGGGCTTTGCCTGTTCGATCTGCATTGCTATTCATATTATATATACCGGAAAATATGCCCGGGAGTGTGATATCTACTGGCTGACAACGATTCAGCTGGGTGTGATCGGTCTGATGAGTCTGCTCATTGCATATGTTACAGGGCATGATGCACTTGCCTGGTATCCTGAAATCCGTAATGCGCTTATTATCTGCGTATTGTTTGCAACGATATTTGCATTTTTAGTTCAGACAGGTATGCAACAGTTTATCAGTCCATCCTCAACAGCTCTGATATTCTGCCTTGAACCGGTTTTTGCAGCGATTTGTGCCTATTTTTTGATTGACGAAAATATTGGCATAACCGGTTTGATCGGTGCGGTGCTGATCCTTCTTGGAATGATTCTTTCAGAAATTAAGCTTAAAAGACGATGA
- a CDS encoding formate dehydrogenase accessory protein FdhE: MNQNERICHEKTPKGIQTALDTLAMRKPALSSLVSAFGPVLVAKAEVTAGLSENEIEKPDLPELDWVRFSKGVHLFAITGLMDFHQEFKQAAHMILPPMAEAFPDIRSHIEAIENNIADNSLDADECVQAFVQNNTRMIGAFAARAGTGPDIFRFALAQIGQPFKEIQARAFSPLLEDHPWPHGHCPMCGSFPVLAGLIGEEGNRWLQCSVCAHEWRFRRHTCPRCENTDHNSLEYLFDQDSPVKEGERVNICKVCNTYLLTIDLRRHIDPVNMDVAAMGMIGLEIQAREKGFSPQAATLWNSME, encoded by the coding sequence ATGAATCAGAATGAACGTATCTGCCATGAAAAAACACCCAAAGGCATTCAAACGGCCCTTGACACCCTGGCGATGCGCAAGCCTGCGCTATCCTCCCTTGTCTCTGCATTTGGTCCGGTGCTGGTGGCAAAAGCTGAAGTGACGGCAGGTCTGTCTGAAAACGAGATAGAAAAGCCGGATCTGCCCGAACTTGATTGGGTCCGGTTTTCTAAGGGTGTGCATTTATTTGCCATCACAGGTCTTATGGACTTCCACCAGGAATTTAAACAAGCAGCCCATATGATTCTGCCGCCCATGGCAGAGGCGTTTCCGGACATCCGTTCGCACATTGAAGCAATTGAAAACAACATTGCAGACAACAGCCTTGATGCCGACGAGTGCGTTCAGGCATTTGTGCAGAACAACACCCGAATGATAGGCGCATTTGCTGCCCGGGCAGGCACCGGACCAGACATATTCAGGTTTGCCTTGGCCCAGATTGGCCAACCGTTCAAAGAGATTCAGGCCCGGGCCTTCTCCCCTTTGCTGGAGGATCATCCATGGCCGCACGGGCACTGCCCGATGTGCGGATCATTCCCGGTGCTTGCAGGGCTCATCGGTGAAGAGGGCAATCGCTGGCTGCAGTGTTCCGTATGCGCCCATGAGTGGCGCTTTCGTCGTCACACCTGCCCTCGATGCGAAAATACGGACCATAACAGCCTTGAATATTTATTCGACCAGGACAGCCCAGTTAAGGAGGGGGAACGGGTAAACATCTGCAAGGTATGCAACACCTATCTTCTGACCATAGACCTGCGCCGGCATATTGATCCGGTAAACATGGATGTTGCTGCCATGGGTATGATCGGACTGGAGATCCAGGCCCGGGAAAAGGGGTTTTCTCCTCAGGCTGCAACGCTCTGGAATTCAATGGAATAG